The Chitinivorax tropicus genome includes a region encoding these proteins:
- a CDS encoding MFS transporter: MSITPSQQTRLPMGVWVLGGVSLLMDVSSEMIHSLLPMFMVSTLGMSLLMVGLIEGLAEATALMVKVFSGALSDYWGKRKGLAALGYAMGALTKPLFALANGAGLVLTARVVDRIGKGIRGAPRDAMLTDMVPAAQRGAAFGLRQSLDTVGAFLGPLLAVGLLWGWTSDVRAIFWVAVIPGALAVGLLLIGIREPIAVGRQSNGHPISRANLMLLGRDYWWVVALGGVFTLARFSEAFLVLRAQQSGVALMWVPLVMVAMNLVYALTAYPFGKWSDTRSPAQILLGGMVMLMVADLVLAWGTHWLAVLAGVVLWGVHMGMTQGVLARMVADAAPTTLRGTAFGLFNLSSGVAMLVSSVVAGGLWDAYGPVATFLAGALFCLLTCVLLGVRYSRVG, translated from the coding sequence ATGTCCATCACGCCGTCTCAACAGACCCGTCTGCCGATGGGTGTCTGGGTGCTGGGTGGCGTCAGCTTGTTGATGGATGTCTCGTCCGAGATGATCCACAGCCTGCTGCCGATGTTCATGGTTTCGACGCTGGGCATGAGCCTGCTGATGGTCGGGCTGATTGAGGGGCTGGCAGAAGCCACGGCCTTGATGGTGAAAGTCTTTTCTGGCGCACTCAGTGATTATTGGGGAAAGCGCAAGGGGCTGGCGGCATTGGGCTACGCAATGGGCGCCCTGACCAAACCTCTATTTGCATTGGCGAATGGCGCCGGGCTGGTGTTGACGGCGCGGGTAGTGGATCGTATCGGTAAAGGCATTCGCGGCGCACCACGTGATGCCATGTTGACTGACATGGTGCCTGCCGCACAGCGCGGGGCAGCATTTGGTTTGCGACAATCACTCGACACGGTGGGTGCCTTTTTGGGGCCGTTATTGGCGGTGGGCTTGTTGTGGGGGTGGACGAGCGATGTGCGGGCCATATTTTGGGTGGCGGTCATCCCAGGTGCATTGGCTGTCGGCTTATTGCTGATCGGTATCCGCGAACCGATCGCCGTTGGAAGGCAAAGTAATGGCCACCCTATCAGCCGGGCCAATCTCATGCTGCTGGGGCGGGATTATTGGTGGGTGGTCGCGTTGGGGGGAGTCTTCACCCTGGCGCGGTTCAGTGAGGCATTTCTGGTGTTGCGTGCACAGCAAAGTGGCGTAGCCCTGATGTGGGTACCCTTGGTCATGGTTGCGATGAATCTGGTGTATGCACTCACCGCCTATCCATTCGGCAAATGGTCCGATACCCGCAGCCCCGCACAGATCCTGCTTGGTGGCATGGTGATGCTGATGGTGGCTGATCTGGTATTGGCCTGGGGCACCCACTGGCTGGCCGTGCTGGCGGGCGTGGTGTTGTGGGGCGTGCATATGGGCATGACCCAGGGCGTGCTGGCGCGTATGGTGGCAGATGCCGCGCCCACCACATTGCGTGGCACGGCCTTTGGCTTGTTCAACCTGAGCAGTGGGGTCGCCATGCTGGTATCCAGCGTGGTGGCGGGTGGGCTGTGGGATGCCTATGGCCCGGTCGCGACCTTTCTGGCTGGCGCCCTGTTCTGCCTGCTGACCTGCGTGTTGTTGGGGGTCAGATATAGCAGAGTGGGTTGA
- the prmC gene encoding peptide chain release factor N(5)-glutamine methyltransferase, which produces MNPSTLPTYREFLNATGLEPVDARALICHALGVSPAWLAARQRDAMPSDEIERVSPAIKRRQQGEPVAYIVGTREFYSLEFAVNPAVLIPRPETELLVDEALARIPAETAATVLDLGTGSGIIAVTIAHHRPRALVTAVDASAPALAVAQQNANQHAPANVTCCLSDWYQALPGNRLFDVIVSNPPYIVAEDPHLARGDLRFEPISALTDHADGLACIRTITQGAVDRLKPDGWLLFEHGYDQGQAVRHLLQQYGFIKINTLQDLAGIDRVTLGQLPGSGFGDTIPE; this is translated from the coding sequence TTGAATCCATCCACCTTGCCTACCTATCGTGAATTTCTCAATGCAACAGGGCTGGAACCTGTTGATGCCAGAGCGCTGATCTGTCATGCACTGGGTGTCAGCCCCGCCTGGCTGGCGGCTCGCCAGCGGGATGCCATGCCGTCAGATGAAATCGAGCGTGTCAGCCCCGCCATCAAACGACGCCAACAAGGTGAGCCGGTTGCTTATATTGTCGGAACGCGGGAATTCTATAGTCTGGAATTCGCCGTCAACCCCGCCGTACTGATCCCCAGGCCAGAAACGGAACTGCTGGTTGATGAAGCCCTGGCGCGGATACCAGCAGAGACAGCGGCGACGGTGTTGGATCTCGGCACCGGTAGTGGAATCATTGCCGTCACCATCGCACATCACCGCCCCAGAGCGCTCGTCACAGCGGTGGATGCCTCGGCACCCGCATTGGCGGTGGCCCAGCAGAATGCCAATCAGCATGCGCCCGCCAATGTCACCTGTTGCTTGAGTGATTGGTATCAGGCATTGCCAGGCAATCGACTATTTGATGTGATTGTCTCCAACCCGCCCTATATCGTGGCAGAAGATCCGCACCTGGCGCGGGGGGATCTGCGTTTCGAGCCGATCTCGGCACTGACCGACCACGCCGATGGCTTGGCCTGCATCCGCACCATCACCCAAGGGGCAGTCGATCGCCTGAAACCTGACGGTTGGCTGCTGTTCGAGCATGGCTATGATCAAGGTCAGGCGGTGCGACATCTGTTGCAGCAATATGGATTCATTAAAATCAATACCTTGCAAGATCTTGCAGGGATTGATCGTGTGACACTCGGCCAATTGCCTGGATCAGGATTTGGCGATACAATTCCCGAGTAA
- a CDS encoding PLP-dependent aminotransferase family protein yields MDTIQRSELLYQRLADELMASIRHGILKPGERLPSIRQIAKQRELSISTVTLALRTLENKGLVEAKPQSGYFVRKQSILTPSAPVTAHIPPSNFMGVNAVVAKVRESCQNPPMEPLTSANPSPELYPTDKLMKILARQARNARPECSANGRLRGSRTLRRQIARRYLDLGFSATEDDILLAHGCMEGLNLALRAVAKPGDTIAVESPTYFVMLQLIETLGMKALEIPTDPHHGISLEALELATRDHAVQALFIVPNASNPLGVTLSPERKRQLVELMAARQVPIIEDDVFGDLHFSGPRPLPLRAYDQDGNVILVSSFSKTVSPGFSDGWIMPGRYRPQIEQLKLLNSGVMPNVLQHTLAEFLETGGYEHHLRQLRRSLAQQVADMSELVLRHFPSGTRISQPAGGCVLWVELPDELDTLSLHERAAREHISFAPGPIFSPTGRYQHCLRLSCGFPVTTGTEQMLARLSQLITR; encoded by the coding sequence ATGGACACAATTCAACGCTCTGAGCTGCTTTACCAACGCCTGGCCGACGAGCTGATGGCGTCCATCCGGCACGGCATTCTCAAACCAGGGGAACGGCTGCCATCCATCCGGCAGATCGCCAAGCAACGTGAATTGAGCATTTCAACGGTCACGCTTGCGTTGCGCACGCTGGAGAACAAAGGCTTGGTCGAGGCCAAGCCTCAATCTGGCTACTTTGTCCGTAAACAGTCTATTCTGACACCCTCTGCGCCGGTGACGGCGCATATTCCGCCTTCGAATTTCATGGGTGTGAATGCCGTGGTAGCCAAGGTACGGGAATCGTGCCAGAACCCGCCGATGGAGCCGCTGACCTCAGCCAACCCAAGCCCAGAGCTCTATCCGACGGATAAGCTGATGAAGATACTGGCAAGGCAGGCCCGGAACGCCCGCCCGGAGTGCTCTGCCAATGGTCGGCTGCGTGGCAGCCGAACCTTGCGTCGGCAGATCGCCAGACGGTATCTGGACTTGGGATTCTCTGCCACTGAGGACGATATCCTGCTGGCCCATGGTTGTATGGAGGGATTGAATCTGGCGCTACGGGCGGTTGCCAAACCCGGTGACACCATCGCAGTCGAATCGCCCACCTACTTTGTGATGCTGCAGCTGATCGAAACCTTGGGCATGAAGGCGCTGGAAATCCCCACCGATCCGCACCACGGTATTTCATTGGAAGCGCTGGAGCTGGCCACACGCGACCATGCGGTGCAGGCATTGTTCATTGTGCCCAATGCCAGCAACCCATTGGGCGTGACGCTGAGCCCGGAGCGCAAGCGCCAACTGGTTGAGCTGATGGCGGCCAGACAGGTGCCGATCATCGAGGACGACGTCTTTGGTGACCTGCATTTCAGCGGCCCCCGCCCTCTGCCGCTCAGGGCTTATGATCAAGACGGGAACGTCATTCTGGTCAGCTCATTCAGCAAGACGGTGTCACCCGGCTTTTCAGACGGCTGGATCATGCCTGGGCGATATCGGCCTCAAATCGAGCAGCTGAAGCTGCTCAACAGCGGGGTGATGCCCAATGTACTTCAGCACACATTGGCGGAGTTTCTGGAAACCGGTGGTTATGAACATCATCTGCGCCAGCTACGTCGCTCATTGGCGCAGCAAGTAGCTGATATGAGCGAGCTGGTGCTGCGCCATTTCCCCAGCGGCACCCGTATTTCACAACCAGCAGGTGGATGTGTGCTGTGGGTAGAGCTGCCAGATGAGTTGGATACCTTATCCCTGCACGAGCGCGCCGCGCGGGAGCATATCAGCTTTGCGCCGGGGCCGATCTTCTCGCCAACCGGGCGCTACCAGCACTGTCTACGCTTGTCCTGTGGGTTTCCGGTCACCACTGGCACCGAGCAGATGCTGGCGCGATTGAGTCAGCTCATCACGCGCTGA
- the grxD gene encoding Grx4 family monothiol glutaredoxin codes for MDIQAVIQEQVSSNPVVLYMKGTPTFPQCGFSANAAGILKACGVTSYLSVNVLENPEIRQGIKEFSNWPTIPQLYINGEFVGGSDIMRELFDSGELQQMLAKR; via the coding sequence ATGGATATTCAGGCCGTCATTCAAGAGCAAGTCAGCAGCAACCCGGTCGTGTTGTATATGAAGGGCACCCCGACATTCCCGCAATGTGGTTTTTCAGCCAATGCGGCAGGCATTCTGAAAGCCTGTGGCGTGACCAGTTATCTGTCCGTCAATGTATTGGAAAATCCTGAAATTCGCCAGGGAATCAAGGAGTTTTCCAACTGGCCGACCATTCCCCAGCTCTACATCAATGGCGAATTCGTTGGCGGCTCTGACATCATGCGCGAGCTGTTCGATTCAGGTGAATTGCAGCAGATGCTGGCCAAGCGCTGA
- a CDS encoding DUF1840 domain-containing protein, producing the protein MLYKFKSTRCGEVLMLGQHAQPLLNLLGKNGEDRQGIFTVEQLPKAISTLKTAMHTDKGQSATQADDAEEQNEAQEEIRQMAVSLHQRAFPLLDLLERSLAEDAPVTWGA; encoded by the coding sequence ATGCTGTACAAATTCAAATCCACACGCTGTGGCGAGGTGCTGATGCTAGGCCAGCATGCCCAGCCTTTGCTGAATCTGTTGGGAAAAAATGGTGAGGACAGACAAGGAATTTTTACTGTGGAGCAATTACCGAAAGCCATTTCCACACTGAAAACAGCCATGCACACTGACAAAGGCCAATCTGCAACACAAGCTGATGATGCGGAAGAGCAGAACGAGGCGCAGGAAGAAATACGGCAGATGGCAGTGAGCCTGCACCAACGCGCCTTCCCTTTGTTGGATCTACTGGAACGCTCATTGGCAGAGGACGCCCCTGTCACATGGGGGGCTTAG